One part of the Halobacteria archaeon AArc-dxtr1 genome encodes these proteins:
- a CDS encoding NEW3 domain-containing protein, with product MLAGCLGDDDANGDDANGDDANGDDTNGSGDEPSSFEVDELLPGDETVERGGGIDVSAELTNSGDDEGTQEVELLFDGDSEATESLTLTGGETQNVYFAEIETTALDVGEYEYELVTEDDSVSATLDVDGVLDDDPLLTLDEDEVGQGEQTLSGTISNPYPVPLEDGEIDLGVPDGWELTDPDGTTFDELAALGSQDVTWTLTVPADAEGEHELTASASYTSANESADGSASFPVAIDLWDGIEFVESTHFEDIFEGPDDRCIEWDGDNPACGWGPYEIDLSDFLPAENVQLLFEDPYTDDGYGVSLLEMTVRADGEEIHVIDGDSETEVEEYLVEESGSNTNEGDTSSWRFADGEAWWIYEFDVPEGAEELTVEFEMRNGWQISTRTIPASDVEDPETDPSVLADFVVTDLEPGDTTVEHGEVVSVDATILNNSQAEGTRDVEFTVGGQSDVVELSLDGDETEDLSFEVDTGDLFGDEYEYELDTGDHTASATLTVEGDDREFEEVFHFEDVFDGPDDRCLEWDADDPACGWGPYEADLSELLPADQIQLRFEDSYPDDGFGVALNQLTMLADGELAHTFDVPTEDEAYLVEDNSSGADPESHRWADGEDYWTYQFEIPEDADELTVEFWMRNGWLISGR from the coding sequence GTGCTGGCTGGCTGTTTGGGCGACGACGACGCAAACGGCGATGATGCAAACGGTGACGATGCAAACGGCGACGATACAAATGGTTCCGGTGACGAACCGTCGTCTTTCGAAGTGGATGAACTGTTACCCGGTGATGAGACGGTAGAACGCGGAGGGGGTATCGACGTCAGTGCTGAACTTACGAACAGTGGCGATGACGAGGGGACTCAGGAGGTCGAGTTACTCTTTGATGGTGACAGCGAGGCTACTGAGAGCCTGACGCTGACCGGCGGCGAGACCCAGAACGTGTACTTCGCAGAGATTGAGACTACAGCCCTCGACGTCGGCGAGTACGAGTATGAGCTGGTCACCGAGGACGACAGTGTGAGTGCGACCCTCGACGTCGACGGTGTGTTAGATGACGACCCGCTGCTTACGCTTGACGAAGACGAGGTTGGACAGGGCGAACAAACCCTCTCAGGAACGATCAGCAATCCATATCCAGTACCGCTTGAGGACGGCGAAATCGACCTTGGCGTTCCCGATGGATGGGAACTCACTGATCCCGACGGGACTACGTTCGACGAGTTAGCAGCGCTTGGTTCTCAAGACGTCACGTGGACGTTGACTGTCCCTGCCGATGCCGAGGGCGAGCACGAATTGACTGCGTCGGCCAGCTATACGTCCGCCAACGAGTCCGCCGACGGATCGGCGAGCTTCCCGGTTGCGATCGACCTCTGGGATGGGATCGAATTCGTGGAATCGACCCACTTCGAGGACATCTTCGAGGGGCCGGACGATCGCTGCATCGAATGGGACGGAGATAACCCTGCCTGTGGTTGGGGGCCGTACGAAATCGACCTGAGCGATTTCCTCCCCGCCGAGAACGTCCAGTTGCTGTTCGAGGACCCGTACACCGACGACGGCTACGGGGTGTCGCTGTTAGAGATGACCGTCCGAGCCGACGGCGAGGAGATCCACGTCATAGACGGCGATTCGGAGACGGAAGTAGAGGAGTACCTCGTCGAGGAGTCCGGATCTAACACCAACGAGGGGGACACGTCGTCCTGGCGGTTTGCCGATGGCGAGGCCTGGTGGATCTACGAGTTCGACGTCCCCGAGGGAGCCGAGGAACTGACGGTCGAGTTCGAGATGCGAAACGGGTGGCAGATTTCGACTCGAACGATTCCGGCGAGCGACGTCGAGGATCCGGAGACGGATCCGTCGGTGCTCGCCGACTTCGTGGTCACGGACCTCGAACCAGGGGATACCACCGTCGAACACGGGGAGGTGGTTTCCGTCGACGCCACCATCCTCAACAACAGCCAGGCAGAGGGAACCCGGGACGTCGAGTTTACCGTCGGTGGACAGAGCGACGTGGTAGAGCTCAGCCTCGACGGTGACGAAACTGAAGACCTCTCGTTCGAAGTCGACACCGGCGACCTCTTCGGCGACGAGTACGAGTACGAACTCGACACCGGCGATCATACGGCGAGCGCCACACTGACCGTCGAGGGCGACGATCGCGAGTTCGAGGAGGTGTTCCACTTTGAGGATGTCTTCGACGGGCCGGACGACCGCTGTCTGGAGTGGGACGCGGACGATCCAGCCTGCGGCTGGGGTCCGTACGAGGCTGACCTGAGCGAACTCTTGCCCGCCGACCAGATTCAGCTCCGATTCGAAGATTCGTACCCAGACGACGGGTTCGGCGTCGCGCTCAACCAGCTGACGATGCTCGCTGACGGCGAGCTGGCTCACACCTTCGACGTCCCCACCGAGGACGAGGCGTACTTGGTCGAAGACAACTCCAGCGGGGCCGATCCTGAAAGCCACCGATGGGCCGACGGCGAGGACTACTGGACCTACCAGTTTGAGATCCCCGAGGATGCGGACGAACTGACAGTCGAGTTCTGGATGCGCAACGGGTGGCTCATTTCGGGCCGCTAA
- the uvrB gene encoding excinuclease ABC subunit UvrB: MSDTRGPLQPDRPDVDHPFEVDAPFEPAGDQPEAIEQLADGFASEADKQTLLGVTGSGKTNTVSWVLEEVQKPTLVIAHNKTLAAQLYEEFRNLFPDNAVEYFVSYYDYYQPEAYVEQSDTYIDKDASINDEIDRLRHSATRSLLTREDVIVVASVSAIYGLGDPRNYVEMALRLEVGEDIGRDELLAQLVDLNYERNDVDFTQGTFRVRGDTIEIYPMYGRYAVRVELWGDEIDRMVKVDPLEGEAKGEQQAVLVHPAEHYSIPEQTLEDAMAEIRSDLDSRISYFERTGDLLAAQRIEERTTFDLEMMAETGYCSGIENYSVYLSDRESGEAPYTLLDYFPDDFLTVVDESHVTLPQIRGQFAGDKSRKDSLVENGFRLPTAYDNRPLTFEEFEEKTDQTLYVSATPGDYEREESDRIVEQIVRPTHLVDPEISVSPATGQVDDLMDRIDNRIERDERTLVTTLTKRMAEDLTEFLEEAGVDVAYMHDETDTLERHEIIRSLRLGEIDVLVGINLLREGLDIPEVSLVAILDADQEGFLRSETTLVQTMGRAARNVNGEVILYADEPSSAMESAIDETRRRREIQQAYNDEHGLEPTTIEKEVGETNLPGSKTDTSEVSGHSLEDEDEAARYVDELETRMEEAASNLEFELAADIRDRIREVREEFELAGGDEEGVAPPTEEF, from the coding sequence GTGAGCGACACTCGAGGCCCTCTCCAGCCGGACCGTCCAGATGTCGACCACCCCTTCGAGGTCGACGCTCCATTCGAGCCCGCCGGCGACCAGCCCGAGGCGATCGAGCAGCTGGCCGACGGCTTCGCCTCGGAGGCTGACAAACAGACTCTGCTCGGCGTGACCGGGTCGGGCAAGACCAACACCGTCTCTTGGGTGCTCGAGGAGGTCCAGAAGCCGACGCTGGTCATCGCCCACAACAAGACGCTGGCGGCCCAGCTCTACGAGGAGTTCCGGAATCTCTTTCCAGACAACGCCGTCGAATACTTCGTCTCCTACTACGACTACTACCAGCCAGAGGCCTACGTCGAGCAGTCGGACACCTACATCGACAAGGACGCCTCGATCAACGACGAGATCGATCGTCTCCGACACTCGGCGACGCGCTCGCTGCTGACCCGCGAGGACGTGATCGTCGTCGCTTCCGTGTCGGCAATCTACGGGCTGGGTGACCCGCGTAACTACGTCGAGATGGCGCTCCGTCTCGAGGTCGGCGAGGATATTGGCCGCGACGAGCTGTTGGCCCAGCTCGTCGACCTGAACTACGAACGCAACGACGTCGACTTCACGCAGGGCACCTTCCGCGTCCGTGGTGACACGATCGAGATATACCCGATGTACGGCCGCTACGCCGTCCGGGTCGAACTCTGGGGTGACGAGATCGATCGTATGGTCAAAGTCGATCCGCTCGAGGGCGAAGCCAAAGGCGAGCAGCAGGCAGTCCTGGTCCACCCAGCAGAGCACTACTCGATCCCCGAGCAAACGCTCGAGGACGCGATGGCCGAGATCCGCTCCGATCTCGACTCCAGGATCTCGTATTTCGAGCGAACGGGCGACCTGCTCGCCGCCCAGCGCATCGAGGAGCGCACCACGTTCGACCTGGAGATGATGGCCGAGACGGGCTACTGTTCGGGCATCGAGAACTACTCCGTCTACCTCTCGGATCGCGAGTCCGGCGAGGCCCCCTACACCCTGCTCGATTACTTCCCCGACGACTTCCTGACCGTCGTCGACGAATCCCACGTCACCTTACCCCAGATCCGGGGGCAGTTCGCCGGCGACAAGTCCCGAAAAGATTCGCTCGTCGAGAACGGCTTTCGCCTCCCGACGGCCTACGACAACCGACCGCTTACGTTCGAGGAGTTCGAGGAGAAGACCGACCAGACGCTGTACGTGTCGGCCACGCCGGGTGACTACGAGCGCGAGGAGTCAGACCGGATCGTCGAGCAGATCGTCCGCCCCACTCACCTCGTCGATCCCGAAATTTCGGTCTCGCCGGCCACCGGGCAGGTCGACGACCTCATGGACCGCATCGACAACCGGATCGAGCGCGACGAGCGCACGCTCGTCACAACGCTCACCAAGCGGATGGCCGAAGACCTCACCGAGTTCCTGGAGGAAGCCGGCGTCGACGTCGCCTACATGCACGACGAGACCGATACTCTGGAGCGCCACGAGATCATCCGGTCGCTCCGACTCGGAGAAATCGACGTCCTCGTCGGCATCAATCTCCTGCGCGAAGGACTCGACATCCCCGAGGTGAGTCTGGTGGCGATTCTAGACGCCGATCAGGAGGGATTCCTCCGGAGCGAGACGACACTCGTCCAGACGATGGGGCGCGCAGCCAGAAACGTCAACGGCGAGGTAATCCTCTACGCCGACGAGCCGTCGTCGGCGATGGAGTCCGCTATTGACGAAACCCGTCGACGCCGGGAGATTCAGCAGGCGTACAACGACGAGCACGGTCTGGAGCCGACGACGATCGAGAAGGAAGTCGGCGAGACGAACCTTCCTGGATCGAAGACCGACACCAGCGAGGTCTCCGGGCACTCGCTCGAAGACGAAGACGAGGCCGCCAGGTACGTCGACGAGCTCGAAACGCGTATGGAGGAGGCCGCGAGCAACCTCGAGTTCGAACTCGCCGCCGACATCCGCGACCGTATCCGCGAAGTCCGAGAGGAGTTCGAGCTGGCTGGCGGTGACGAGGAGGGAGTCGCGCCGCCGACCGAGGAGTTCTGA
- a CDS encoding ORC1-type DNA replication protein, with protein MTEDPDGGMLSWDESVFRNEHVFEIDYVPETFKHRESQTKSLTYALRPAVRGSRPLNALVRGPPGTGKTTAIQKLFDEVGAQTRDVRTIRVNCQVNATRYSVFSRLFEGTFDYEPPSSGISFKKLFGQIAEKLVDEDRVLVVALDDVNYLFYENEASDTLYSLLRAHEEYPGAKIGVIVVSSDPSLEVIDELDSRVQSVFRPEEVYFPVYDGPEIVDILDERVRRGFHDGVIARETLEYVAELTADSGDLRVGIDLLRRAGLNAEMRASRTVEREDVESAYEKSKYVSLSRSLSGLTDNERALLQVLAERDGEQAGEVYERFHEETDLGYTRYSEIVNKLDQLGLIEADYADIEGRGRSRSLSLAYEQSAVLDRLE; from the coding sequence ATGACCGAGGATCCCGACGGGGGGATGCTCTCGTGGGACGAATCCGTGTTCCGCAACGAACACGTCTTCGAGATCGACTACGTTCCCGAGACGTTCAAACACCGCGAGTCTCAGACCAAGAGCCTGACGTACGCGCTTCGGCCGGCAGTTCGGGGCTCGCGTCCGCTGAACGCGCTCGTTCGCGGCCCGCCAGGGACCGGGAAGACGACGGCCATCCAGAAACTCTTCGACGAGGTCGGCGCCCAGACGCGAGACGTCAGGACGATCCGGGTCAACTGTCAGGTCAACGCGACCCGCTACTCCGTCTTCTCGCGGCTATTCGAGGGAACCTTCGACTACGAGCCGCCCTCGTCGGGAATCTCCTTCAAGAAGCTGTTCGGCCAGATCGCCGAGAAACTCGTCGACGAGGACCGGGTGCTCGTCGTCGCTCTAGACGACGTGAACTATCTCTTCTACGAGAACGAGGCCTCGGACACGCTGTACTCTCTGCTTCGGGCCCACGAGGAGTACCCTGGGGCCAAGATCGGCGTCATCGTCGTCTCCTCTGATCCCTCGCTCGAAGTGATCGACGAACTCGACTCGCGGGTCCAGAGCGTCTTCCGTCCCGAAGAGGTATACTTTCCCGTCTACGACGGCCCGGAGATCGTCGACATCTTAGACGAGCGCGTCCGCCGAGGGTTTCACGACGGCGTCATCGCCCGCGAGACCCTGGAGTACGTCGCCGAGTTGACCGCCGACAGCGGTGACCTTCGGGTCGGAATCGACCTGCTTCGGCGGGCCGGACTCAACGCCGAGATGCGCGCGAGCCGCACCGTCGAGCGCGAGGACGTCGAGTCGGCCTACGAGAAGTCCAAGTACGTCAGCCTCTCGCGGAGCCTCTCGGGGCTCACCGACAACGAGCGCGCCCTGCTTCAGGTGCTCGCCGAGCGCGACGGCGAACAGGCCGGCGAAGTCTACGAGCGCTTCCACGAGGAGACCGATCTGGGCTACACGCGGTACTCCGAGATCGTCAACAAGTTAGACCAGCTCGGCCTAATCGAAGCCGACTACGCCGACATCGAGGGCCGCGGGCGCTCGCGCTCGCTCTCGCTCGCCTACGAGCAGTCGGCCGTGCTCGATCGGCTCGAGTAG
- a CDS encoding ribonucleotide-diphosphate reductase subunit beta yields the protein MPIINTDAEHDPNKILPIDYDWAREYYEAGVNNNWVPEEIAMQDDVTQWNGDALSKAERQLVEWNLGFFSTAESLTANNIVLAVYDHVTAPECRQYLLRQAYEEAIHTDTFIYCCDSLGFEPEYLYGMYDRVPSIKEKDEFVVDLTRVIDKDEFSIETDEDLRNFLRDLVGFYVIMEGIFFYAGFAMMLGLKRQNKMVGVGQQFEYIMRDESLHLGFGVDLINQIRTENPGVWTDEFGDEVVDLITEAVELEKIYAYEACPDDILGMSAGQFAEYVEHIADRRLGQLDLPDQYGTENPFPWMSEQVDLNKEKNFFETQVTEYQSGGSLDW from the coding sequence ATGCCGATCATCAACACCGACGCCGAACACGATCCGAACAAGATCCTGCCGATCGACTACGACTGGGCTCGAGAGTACTACGAAGCCGGTGTCAACAACAACTGGGTTCCCGAGGAGATCGCGATGCAAGACGACGTCACCCAGTGGAACGGTGACGCCCTCTCCAAGGCCGAGCGCCAGCTGGTCGAGTGGAATCTCGGGTTCTTCTCGACGGCCGAGTCCCTGACAGCGAACAACATCGTTCTGGCGGTGTACGACCACGTCACGGCGCCCGAGTGTCGCCAGTACCTCCTCAGACAGGCCTACGAGGAGGCGATTCACACGGACACGTTCATTTACTGCTGTGACTCGCTTGGATTCGAGCCGGAGTATCTCTACGGGATGTACGACCGCGTCCCCTCCATTAAGGAGAAAGACGAGTTCGTAGTCGACCTGACGCGGGTAATCGACAAAGACGAGTTCAGCATCGAGACCGACGAGGACCTGCGGAACTTCCTCCGCGACCTCGTCGGCTTCTACGTCATCATGGAGGGGATTTTCTTCTACGCCGGGTTCGCCATGATGCTCGGGCTGAAACGCCAGAACAAGATGGTCGGCGTCGGCCAACAGTTCGAGTACATCATGCGCGACGAGTCGCTCCACCTCGGCTTTGGTGTCGATCTGATCAACCAGATTCGGACGGAGAATCCCGGCGTGTGGACCGACGAGTTCGGTGACGAAGTGGTCGATCTGATCACCGAGGCCGTCGAGTTAGAGAAGATCTACGCCTACGAGGCGTGTCCCGACGATATCCTCGGAATGAGCGCCGGGCAGTTCGCCGAATACGTCGAACACATCGCAGACCGGCGACTCGGACAACTCGACCTCCCGGACCAGTACGGGACGGAAAACCCGTTCCCGTGGATGTCCGAGCAGGTCGACCTAAACAAGGAGAAGAACTTCTTCGAGACGCAGGTGACGGAGTACCAGAGCGGCGGCAGTCTCGACTGGTAG
- a CDS encoding Tat pathway signal protein, translated as MTVPDRSDLSRREYVRLAVAAGGLAALGACLEADGEDDVPSGTDPTTLPDRQHAWNEYLETDDDGNVRPPEHHVLLALSLTPDVEADGEPGPDEDAAETVEAALRTLERAYEWSNEGLLFTLGYTPTYFERFDGSLPDAVDLPAPEPLTDRESPDTLEFDEFDAVLHLASDRAAVVLAAEEALFGELDDVNGEPVETDLSGVFARHDDRRRTGFVGPGLPAEKIDVSGVPESVPEDAPFFMGFRSGFRESQATEGRVTIESGPFAGGTTQHVSSMAIQLDQWFDQESHAQRVMKTFSPHHNDADLISGVGDSLGSSSALTDDWIDATDEDARNRGVVGHAQKAARAREDGDPLLLRRDFNTVDGDRPGLHFLSLQREIADFVRVREAMTGADLPIGQPQNHGILGYIFVDRRGNYLVPPRSRRALPHPDPE; from the coding sequence GTGACAGTTCCGGACCGTTCCGATCTCTCCCGCCGTGAGTACGTCCGCCTCGCCGTCGCAGCCGGCGGTCTCGCTGCTCTCGGTGCCTGTCTTGAGGCGGACGGCGAGGACGACGTGCCGTCCGGAACTGACCCCACCACCCTTCCCGATCGCCAACACGCCTGGAACGAGTATCTCGAAACCGACGACGACGGCAACGTCCGCCCGCCCGAACACCACGTTCTCCTCGCACTCTCGCTGACTCCCGACGTCGAGGCAGATGGGGAACCCGGGCCGGATGAAGACGCGGCTGAGACCGTCGAGGCGGCGCTGCGAACGCTCGAGCGGGCCTACGAGTGGAGCAACGAGGGGCTGCTGTTCACGCTTGGGTACACGCCCACCTACTTCGAGCGCTTCGACGGCTCGCTTCCCGACGCGGTCGACCTGCCGGCGCCCGAGCCATTGACCGACCGCGAGAGCCCCGACACCCTCGAGTTCGACGAGTTCGACGCCGTGCTCCACCTCGCCAGCGATCGCGCTGCGGTCGTGCTCGCCGCCGAGGAGGCGCTGTTCGGCGAACTCGACGACGTCAACGGGGAGCCCGTCGAAACCGATCTCTCCGGCGTCTTTGCTCGCCACGACGACCGCCGACGGACCGGATTCGTCGGTCCGGGGCTGCCCGCCGAGAAGATCGACGTCAGCGGCGTCCCCGAGTCGGTTCCCGAGGACGCCCCCTTCTTCATGGGCTTTCGGTCCGGCTTTCGGGAGAGCCAGGCCACGGAAGGCCGTGTAACGATCGAGTCCGGTCCGTTTGCCGGCGGTACGACCCAGCACGTCTCCTCCATGGCGATCCAGCTCGACCAGTGGTTCGACCAGGAGAGCCACGCCCAGCGCGTCATGAAGACGTTTAGCCCACACCACAACGATGCGGACCTGATTTCGGGAGTCGGGGACTCCCTTGGCTCCTCGAGCGCGCTGACAGACGACTGGATCGACGCCACAGACGAGGATGCCCGGAACCGCGGGGTCGTCGGCCACGCCCAGAAGGCTGCCCGAGCCCGAGAGGACGGCGACCCGCTCCTCCTGCGACGGGATTTCAACACCGTCGACGGTGATCGCCCAGGCTTGCACTTTCTCTCGCTGCAACGCGAGATTGCGGACTTCGTCCGCGTTCGCGAGGCGATGACCGGCGCGGACCTGCCGATCGGACAGCCACAGAATCACGGTATTCTTGGCTACATCTTCGTCGACCGACGCGGCAACTACCTCGTTCCACCGCGCTCCCGACGTGCGCTTCCACACCCCGACCCTGAATGA
- a CDS encoding PQQ-dependent sugar dehydrogenase → MTEHEGSENDRATGKRNRLLCRVGGLGAIGLSGCLDGTDGPASDTGDDGGNGDENGNGEETGGNGEKTNGVEETWHRDHDPAWGEPDPDAATDWDNYEITELLAVDNLMSIDISPDGRVWYITRGAPFVTLEHGTSEIGWIDPDTGNHEIAIELDVQVGALEEPDEHVEARELGGQAIALDPDFEDNGYVYVYYTPPADERDDVQSPYAEWYDGEVDFGYMVVSQFETLNDRIDPTSEVELLRIHEQHDYCCHRGGNLQFGPEGHLYVTTGDDANAIGSTWGPLDDSETAHPNFDGRRTSGNTADLRGKVLRIVPENDGYSIPEGNLKEAWESETGDSYTEAEFRPEIYAMGFRNPFIISVDEHTASIFVGDYAPGGGWDTDIGPVGLATWHAICEPANAGWPFFKGYYPYRRWDFESDQPGQPYWPDNLRNDSQNNTGIEDIPNVTPATVWQAQDWDSYVEAAPWVDMPQPGEVTWPGVSELGSANAGPAYRYSEAFSEGALDPHFEGKQFLMAPFAPDSWVGYLTYEEDGTVEVNEFLPDHPWQDPTEMKYGPQGRLFMMDYSDIGNGGIHMIEYYE, encoded by the coding sequence ATGACCGAACACGAGGGTAGCGAAAACGACAGAGCAACCGGTAAACGAAATCGGTTGCTCTGTCGTGTTGGTGGTTTAGGGGCGATCGGGTTGTCGGGCTGTCTCGACGGTACTGACGGTCCCGCAAGCGATACTGGAGATGATGGTGGAAACGGAGACGAGAACGGAAACGGCGAGGAAACCGGTGGGAACGGAGAGAAAACCAATGGGGTTGAGGAAACCTGGCACCGTGACCACGATCCTGCCTGGGGTGAGCCGGATCCCGACGCTGCCACCGACTGGGACAACTACGAGATCACCGAGCTGTTGGCGGTCGACAACCTGATGTCGATCGACATCTCGCCCGATGGACGAGTGTGGTATATCACACGAGGAGCTCCATTCGTGACGCTCGAACACGGAACGTCCGAAATTGGTTGGATCGACCCGGATACCGGCAACCACGAGATTGCGATCGAACTCGATGTGCAGGTAGGGGCACTTGAAGAACCTGACGAGCACGTTGAGGCGCGGGAACTCGGTGGACAGGCTATCGCGCTGGATCCCGATTTCGAGGACAACGGCTACGTCTACGTCTACTACACGCCGCCGGCCGACGAGCGCGATGACGTCCAAAGCCCCTACGCAGAGTGGTACGACGGCGAGGTCGACTTCGGGTACATGGTTGTCTCACAATTCGAGACGTTAAACGACCGGATCGATCCGACTTCGGAAGTGGAGCTTCTTCGCATTCACGAGCAACACGACTACTGCTGTCACCGCGGCGGGAACCTCCAGTTTGGGCCCGAGGGGCACCTCTATGTCACGACCGGTGACGACGCCAACGCCATTGGATCGACGTGGGGGCCACTCGATGATAGCGAAACAGCGCACCCGAACTTCGACGGTCGCCGTACGTCTGGCAACACAGCTGATTTGCGTGGGAAAGTCCTCCGGATCGTTCCCGAAAATGATGGGTACTCAATTCCAGAGGGGAACCTCAAGGAAGCCTGGGAAAGCGAGACGGGTGACTCATATACCGAAGCGGAGTTCCGACCGGAAATCTACGCGATGGGCTTTCGGAATCCGTTTATCATTTCAGTCGACGAGCACACCGCTTCGATCTTCGTCGGCGACTATGCCCCCGGCGGGGGCTGGGACACAGATATCGGTCCAGTTGGGCTGGCAACGTGGCACGCGATCTGCGAGCCGGCCAATGCCGGCTGGCCTTTTTTCAAGGGCTACTACCCCTACCGCCGCTGGGACTTCGAGAGCGACCAGCCCGGCCAACCCTACTGGCCCGACAACCTCCGGAATGACTCCCAGAACAACACCGGTATCGAGGACATCCCGAACGTCACGCCGGCGACCGTCTGGCAGGCTCAAGACTGGGACAGCTACGTCGAGGCGGCACCGTGGGTCGATATGCCCCAACCCGGAGAGGTGACCTGGCCGGGCGTCTCGGAGCTCGGCTCCGCGAACGCTGGGCCGGCCTACCGGTATTCAGAGGCGTTTAGCGAGGGGGCACTGGATCCCCACTTTGAGGGGAAACAGTTCCTCATGGCGCCATTTGCACCCGACAGCTGGGTCGGCTATCTCACCTACGAGGAGGACGGCACCGTCGAGGTCAACGAGTTCCTCCCCGATCACCCGTGGCAGGACCCGACCGAGATGAAGTACGGCCCCCAGGGGCGGCTGTTCATGATGGACTACTCAGATATCGGGAACGGTGGTATCCACATGATCGAGTACTATGAGTGA
- a CDS encoding cohesin domain-containing protein, which translates to MPGSRRQPLALLAVALLALAIALTAITAPVAAGDNAAVYTFDPDDVEAEPGEQFDVDIIFSSHGDYGGEGVVDLATTVEYDDEVLSVVGVEQGAWLAGEDASSSGAEGDVETTVETDSGTVSIEQERLDAQAGVTGTAPVATLTVQIEESAEEGETTLEFTDSEAHTTAGQQFIFPRSGTVEITDESDSLTDSVPALGAAAAIAALLLLAVAARTTSAKR; encoded by the coding sequence ATGCCGGGGAGTCGACGCCAGCCGCTTGCACTCCTTGCCGTCGCTCTCTTGGCACTCGCGATCGCGCTCACCGCCATCACTGCACCCGTCGCAGCGGGTGATAATGCTGCCGTGTACACGTTTGATCCGGATGACGTCGAGGCCGAACCTGGCGAGCAGTTCGACGTCGATATCATCTTCTCGAGCCACGGTGACTACGGCGGAGAGGGTGTCGTCGATCTCGCTACGACGGTCGAGTACGACGATGAGGTACTCTCGGTCGTTGGCGTCGAACAGGGTGCATGGCTCGCCGGCGAGGACGCGTCGTCGTCCGGCGCTGAGGGCGATGTCGAGACGACCGTCGAGACCGACTCGGGCACGGTGTCGATCGAGCAGGAGCGTCTCGACGCCCAAGCAGGTGTGACTGGGACTGCGCCGGTCGCGACCCTCACGGTCCAGATCGAGGAGAGTGCTGAGGAGGGCGAGACGACTCTCGAGTTTACCGATAGCGAGGCACACACGACGGCGGGTCAGCAGTTTATCTTTCCCCGGTCGGGGACCGTCGAAATAACTGACGAGTCTGACAGTCTGACCGATTCGGTCCCTGCACTCGGCGCCGCAGCCGCGATCGCCGCGCTTCTTCTCCTCGCGGTGGCGGCCCGGACTACCTCGGCGAAGCGCTAA